A single genomic interval of Euzebyales bacterium harbors:
- a CDS encoding DUF5671 domain-containing protein has protein sequence MILIVGLLVLGVSLAVLTWHGRGRDNRDGDGDGDGDGDQRSLRRLLQYLFLLVALFSAASGVTGLVTAALPVDGRFVGPAPAETALGLSLTIVAVPLWLVLWRAVRRRLARDVDERSSTAWAVYVTIAATVTLVVALVNVIRVGTGLVTTDAVVPQAVGAAVVWGPVWGLHAWFLERSPLAPAGPRRHLVALVGSAVGLVTLAAGAVGVLSFGTGQAYRAIAGAALIEGWSTEALRRSLVSATLGALVWWFHWLHHAISARRDTLWHLYVLVVGVLGGLLTTTVSAGVTLYALLAWAIGSPGTGAAVHFAATPRAVAVTAVGLWVWRYHAAVLRIAGRERSEPDRAYEHLVAAVGLVAATCGLTMALAALIEAVAPVPLAGSGVRGGDTVALALTLLIVGTPLWALFWRRLQGRVRTGPPVERRSPSRRTYVLVIFGVSGLTAAISAVATLFVVFRDLLEGRLAATVLYDMRVAIALVVAAGAVSAYHWAVLQEDRAAAPSQPPRRHVLLVSADGEEMAAALARRTGASVRRLHRLDVDAADVDTDAVAAAIMASPHTRLLVTIDADGTIHAIPYDRT, from the coding sequence GTGATCCTCATCGTGGGCCTGCTCGTGCTCGGAGTGTCGCTGGCCGTGCTCACGTGGCACGGGCGAGGGCGGGACAACCGCGACGGCGACGGCGACGGCGACGGCGACGGCGACCAGCGCTCGCTGCGGCGCCTGCTGCAGTACCTCTTCCTGCTGGTGGCGCTCTTCTCCGCCGCCAGCGGGGTGACCGGCCTGGTCACGGCCGCCCTGCCGGTGGACGGCCGTTTCGTCGGTCCCGCGCCCGCCGAGACGGCGCTGGGCCTGTCGCTGACGATCGTCGCCGTGCCGCTGTGGCTGGTCCTGTGGCGCGCCGTGCGCCGTCGCCTGGCCCGCGACGTCGACGAACGATCGTCCACGGCCTGGGCGGTGTACGTCACAATCGCGGCGACGGTCACGCTGGTCGTCGCCCTCGTCAACGTGATCCGCGTCGGGACCGGCCTGGTGACGACGGACGCCGTGGTTCCGCAGGCGGTGGGGGCGGCGGTGGTGTGGGGTCCTGTCTGGGGGTTGCACGCGTGGTTCCTGGAGCGGTCGCCGCTGGCTCCCGCCGGCCCACGCCGGCACCTTGTGGCGCTCGTCGGATCGGCGGTCGGCCTCGTCACGCTGGCCGCCGGCGCGGTCGGCGTGCTGTCGTTCGGGACGGGGCAGGCCTACCGGGCGATCGCCGGCGCCGCGCTGATCGAGGGTTGGTCCACGGAGGCACTGCGTCGCAGCCTGGTGAGCGCAACCCTCGGGGCGCTGGTCTGGTGGTTCCACTGGCTGCACCACGCGATCTCCGCACGACGGGACACGCTCTGGCACCTCTACGTGCTCGTCGTCGGCGTGCTGGGCGGCCTGCTGACGACCACCGTGTCCGCCGGCGTGACGCTGTACGCGCTGCTCGCATGGGCCATCGGCAGCCCCGGGACGGGGGCGGCGGTCCACTTCGCGGCCACGCCGCGCGCGGTGGCGGTCACCGCGGTCGGCCTCTGGGTGTGGCGGTACCACGCGGCCGTGCTCCGCATCGCGGGTCGTGAGCGGTCGGAGCCGGACCGTGCCTACGAGCACCTCGTGGCAGCGGTGGGGCTCGTCGCCGCGACGTGCGGGCTGACGATGGCGCTCGCGGCGCTGATCGAGGCCGTGGCGCCGGTGCCGCTCGCCGGGTCCGGGGTACGTGGCGGCGACACGGTGGCCCTCGCGCTGACGCTGCTGATCGTCGGCACGCCGCTGTGGGCGCTGTTCTGGCGCAGGCTGCAGGGCCGGGTGCGGACCGGTCCCCCGGTCGAACGGCGGTCGCCGTCACGCCGGACGTACGTGCTGGTGATCTTCGGCGTGAGCGGCCTGACGGCTGCGATCAGCGCGGTCGCCACCCTGTTCGTCGTCTTCCGCGACCTGCTCGAGGGTCGGCTCGCAGCGACCGTCCTGTACGACATGCGTGTCGCCATCGCCCTGGTCGTCGCCGCCGGTGCGGTGTCCGCGTACCACTGGGCGGTGCTCCAGGAGGACCGGGCGGCGGCGCCGTCGCAGCCACCGCGCCGTCACGTGCTGCTCGTCAGCGCCGACGGCGAGGAGATGGCGGCGGCGCTGGCGCGACGCACCGGTGCGAGCGTACGGAGGCTGCACCGGCTCGACGTGGACGCGGCGGACGTCGACACCGACGCCGTGGCGGCGGCGATCATGGCCTCGCCGCACACGCGCCTGCTCGTGACGATCGATGCCGACGGCACGATCCACGCCATCCCGTACGACCGTACCTAG
- a CDS encoding 2Fe-2S iron-sulfur cluster-binding protein — MTITATLEVFRCGPGGTDRRFEEHEVTVHDDATVLDAIEAVWARHDRSLTFRHACHHASCGTCGILVNGVEALPCIADLSEALRQRSPVRVEPLRNLPLAGDLTVDVAGFFDRMRASTMTITRTAEDRLPIPTDGGDLRARPVEVADGLARFNRFENCVECGICISACPTMATDDRFRGPAMLAALARARVETDDPQERERLLDLADGEHGVWRCHGAWECTTRCPQQVDPAESIMQQRRDLLRRRLRGRVR, encoded by the coding sequence ATGACGATCACCGCGACCCTGGAGGTGTTCCGTTGCGGGCCGGGCGGCACCGACCGCCGGTTCGAGGAGCATGAGGTCACCGTCCACGACGACGCCACCGTGCTCGACGCGATCGAGGCGGTCTGGGCGCGCCACGACCGGTCGCTGACGTTTCGCCACGCCTGCCACCACGCGTCCTGCGGGACCTGCGGGATACTGGTCAACGGCGTCGAGGCGCTGCCGTGCATCGCGGACCTGTCGGAGGCGTTGCGGCAGCGCAGCCCCGTCCGGGTCGAGCCATTGCGCAACCTGCCGCTCGCCGGCGACCTCACTGTGGACGTCGCCGGGTTCTTCGACCGCATGCGCGCGTCGACCATGACGATCACGCGCACAGCCGAGGACCGGCTGCCGATCCCAACGGACGGTGGCGACCTGCGTGCCCGGCCCGTCGAGGTCGCGGACGGCCTCGCGCGGTTCAACCGGTTCGAGAACTGCGTCGAGTGCGGGATCTGCATCAGTGCGTGCCCGACGATGGCGACCGACGACCGGTTCCGCGGCCCGGCGATGCTGGCGGCGCTCGCTCGAGCACGTGTCGAGACCGACGACCCGCAGGAGCGCGAGCGCCTGCTCGACCTCGCCGACGGTGAGCACGGCGTGTGGCGTTGCCACGGTGCGTGGGAGTGCACGACGCGCTGCCCGCAGCAGGTCGATCCGGCGGAGTCGATCATGCAGCAACGTCGCGACCTGCTGCGACGACGGCTGCGCGGACGCGTGAGGTGA